The genomic interval AATCTGACCTTCCATTGTATTTTCATCAATCCATTTAGGTATCCATCCTTTCTCAAAAATAGCAGGAGTTGCAAGATATAGTTTGAAAAATCCCTCTGTTAGTTTTATATCTATTTTCTCTAAATTCTCTAAAGGATTATTTTTCAATTCTTCAAAATAAGCAGTTTTACCCTCTCCACCCAGTTGAAGTATACCGCTTTTAGGTAAATCTGCATTTAAAACTTTAACATAGATACTGACACCTCTGTTTAATCTGACCATGGTTGCTCTATAAAGATAGCCTTCTTTAGAGGTAAGGGTTACTCTTTCTCTTGCTATACCAATCTTCGGCTCTAAACTATAAAGTTCATTTTTTGGTAGGAAAAAACTTTTTTCTCTGCCTTCAAGATAGCTTTTCAATAAAAGCTCATCTATAAATCCATTAAAATTTTCTACTTTTTCTTTCCCACTAAAAAGCAATAAATCATCAAGTTTATAATCTGAGATAAAAATTTTTGGTTTATTAATATTTTTTAAATAATAAACTAATTTCTCATTAAATCTTACGAGATCAAATGGCGTAGG from Candidatus Hydrothermales bacterium carries:
- the cmr3 gene encoding type III-B CRISPR module-associated protein Cmr3, with protein sequence MWVKITPNDTLFFRTGRPFSMGSETWAESTFPPHPSTIYGALRTFLLFQRGDLKSFKEKGYPDIGSPYEKGSMKIIGPFIGKDETIFSPTPFDLVRFNEKLVYYLKNINKPKIFISDYKLDDLLLFSGKEKVENFNGFIDELLLKSYLEGREKSFFLPKNELYSLEPKIGIARERVTLTSKEGYLYRATMVRLNRGVSIYVKVLNADLPKSGILQLGGEGKTAYFEELKNNPLENLEKIDIKLTEGFFKLYLATPAIFEKGWIPKWIDENTMEGQIQGIKTKLISCSIGRFLRMGGRDIAKREPKAMRKAVPAG